Genomic DNA from Marnyiella aurantia:
TATCAGCGCTGATATTTTTCAAACCTTCATTATAGCCACCCGCGAAACCAAAGTTCTTTTCGTTCTGAACAACTTTAACCATGGGAAAACTTTCGTTAAGGAATGACACGGAATTATCTGTAGATGCGTTGTCTATTACAAAGATATCTGCACCGGGAGAATATTTTACAACATCCGGCAGGAATTTCTGAAGCCAGTTCTGGCCGTTCCAGTTCAGGATTACAATTGCTAACTGGCTCACGCGGTCGATTTCTTTAATGATTCCGTGCTCAGAAGACTTTTAATCAGTCCCGAGTATTTCCATTTACGGTGTGACCAAAGATAATTATCGGGGTTTTTGTTGATTGTATTTTCCAGCATTTTATGGAACTTCAGAACAACTTCATTTTCAATGAATTTATCGCCGTCCGGTTCTATCGTATGATAGTTTACCTGATAGAATCCTCGCTTCACCTTTTTCATTTCACAGTATACAAACTGGAGGTTCAGACGTGTAGCCAACTTGTCATATCCGCGGAAGACAGGAGTGGGTTGGTTTAAGAATCCGATTCCAATGTCAACCTGGTGATGATTGGGAGTTTGGTCGGCCACAAACATGTAGATGGTGTCCCCGTTATTAGGCGTTTTCAGTACATCACGAATTACATCGCCTGCTTCCAGGGCAAAATTACCGTGAGCATTGCGTATGGATTTTATCTTCTTATCCCAAAAAGAATTCTGCATCCGCCGGTACACCGGACGGCAACTGGATTGCGGAACCATTGTAGCGAGTGCGGTAAACCATTCCCAGTTAAAAATATGTCCTGTAAGCATGATAATATTCCTGCCTTCGGCATGTGCGTTCCGGAAAACATCCCTGTTAATGTGCTGCACACGCACCTTTAGTTCGTTTGTGGATACAGTGAATGCTTTAAGAGTTTCCACAAGGTAATCGGCAAAATTGCGGTAGAATTTTCTCCTGATCTTTTTAAGTTCCGTGTTACTTTTTTCAGGGAACGAGTTTTTGAGGTTTTGAAGTACAACTTTTGTCCTGTATCTTATCAGGTAGAAAATGATAAAGAAGATGACATCCGAAAAAAGGTAGAGAACCCTCATTGGGAGTCGCGAGAACAGAAGTGCAATTTTAAATATTAGATTCATGTGTTGCCTGCAAATGTACTACATATTAAGGAAATGGACAGAAATTTGCAGAGCGATAAGCTTCAGCAAAATTATAGATCATGAACTACAAAAATATCAGCGCAGTCTGTTTAGCGGCACTATTTGCGACGGCGTGTTCCAAAAATAATGAATCTGACAAAGCAGCGGAAACCACAGCGGTGGTGGACAGTAGTAAAGCTGTGGCAGACAAAAAGATGGCGGACGCTGAAAAGGGGAAGCTTCCGAAACCTTATAATGCGGATGAAGATGCTTCAGCACGTATTGAAATGCTAATAGCGCAGGCACGGAAGGAAGACAAGAAAATCATATTGCAGGCCGGCGGTAACTGGTGCATCTGGTGTCTTCGCTTTAATAATTTTATTCAGACCACACCGGAACTAAAGTCCATTGTGGACCAAAACTATCTGTATTATCATTTGAATTATTCGCCGGAGAATAAAAATGAAGAGGTTTTCAGCAGGTATGGCAATCCTGGTGAAAAATATGGTTATCCGGTCTTTATAGTATTGGACAGCTCAGGAAAGCTCATCCATACCCAGGACAGTGCGGTGCTGGAAGAGGAAAAGGGATACAGTAAAGAAAAGGTTATCGCTTTTCTGGAGAAGTGGAGATAATAATAAAGCCGTCATTTTAAAAGAATGGCGGCTATATTCTGTGATTTTACTGTCTGCAGATCAAATCAGCTGTTCCATACTGGAAACACTCCTGTTCTTTTGGTATTCTACGAGTTTTCGGCGTATAAATCTCAAGGCGAAAGGTGCTAAATAAATCAGCGCTGCTCCAATAAGTTTGTTTTTCCAACTGGTGCTTCGGAGATTTTTTCTTGCGTAATTCCCGACCAATGCAACCACGCCTAGTTTTAGCGCATTTTCTACAGCCCCAGCTTTTACTGCGCTGTCTGCAAAACCCAATACCGCATTTCTGCTTAGAAGCTGTTCCTTCACCCCAGAACTGATCCGGCGCATTATCTCTTCCTTTTTTACCGCAAGGGTTTTCTCACCGTTTTCATCTGTTTCCTCTTTGAGGAACTGATCGGTAAAACCGTTTGTAAATGCACTCAGGCTCTCCTTCGTATTATCAAAGGTCAGAAGGTCTTCCATTTCGGAAACCTCTTTCTTCAGGAGTGCTTTTTTTCGTCTAAGTTCTTCCAGATTACTGTATTTCGTGCCCATTAGTCCGGTGTATTAAACATTTTTATCAGTTTATTGGAAATCATATCCTTGATTGATTTGCCCGCAAAAACAAGGATCAGCATAATCAGCAAATAAAATCCTGCAACAATCAGGAAACCGTAAGCGTTACTGTCCAGCGCAGAGCCAATCAGGAGGGCGATTCCAATATTAAGTAGTATAAGAAAAAAAAGCGCAAAAACGGCCATCACTACGGATAAGATGATAGTTGATACCGTGAGCACACCTTTTTCGGTTGCTTCCATTTTAAGCAGGTCTACACGTTTAAGTGCGTAATCTTTTAAGAGGTCCAGCATAGTAAATGGGTTTCAGTTAAAAAAAAAGGAACATTACTGTTCCTTTTATATTGGAGTGCAAAGCAGTTATTTCAGACCGTCTAGTTCAGTTTCAACATCTTTCACTACATCTGTAGCCTGTGCTACTGCCTGATCTTTGTATTTGTCGTACCCGTCGCGAACAGTATGAGCTACATTATCAACTGTTTCTTTAAAGGTGGAGGAAATATTACCGTATTGGTCTCTCACGATTCCTGATACTTCAGTATATTTCTCTTTCGCTTTTTCTGTAACTTTTCCGTACTGGTCCACGGCCTGGTCTTTCAGGTCATTTGCTTTTTCCTTTATTTTCTTTCTGGTTTCCTTTCCTTCTTCCGGAGCATAAAGCATACCCAATACCACACCTGCTGCAGCACCTGCGAGCAATCCTGCTAATACCGCTGCTGCATTGTTACCTTTTTTCGACATCTTATTTAATTTTAAATTGTTAGAATATTAATTGAACATATCTATTTCAACAATATATATACCAAAGGATGTTATGTCACTCATAAAAAAACGTTAAAACTCCTTTATGTAGGACGTTATAAGCGAAATTGTTTCCTCTTTGTTCAGGTGGGTATTGTCTATAAGCACAGCATCGGGGGCTTTCTTCAGCGGGGCGGTTTCACGCTCGCTGTCAATTTTGTCGCGGGTGACCAGATTATCCATCACTGCCATTCTGTCGATGGTAACACCCTGATTTGTCAATTCCAGGTGCCGTCTTTTTGTACGTTCTTCTACACTGGCAGTCAGGAAAAATTTATAATCGGCGTCCGGAAGCACTACGGTGCCTATGTCACGGCCATCCATAATCATTCCGCCCGCCGCCGCACCTTTTCGCTGAAGGTCCAACAGGTAACTGCGCACTTCAGGTTGTTTGGCTATAATACTGACAAAACCCGATATTTCAGGTTCCCGGATTTCTGCAGTGATATTTTTATTATTCAGAAATAATACAAGTGTGCCTTCAATATTGCGGAATTCCAGATTAATGGAAGGAAGTGCTTTAAATAAACAGGTCAGATCAATTTCGTGGTTTTTAACACAATGATTCAAAGCGTAATAGGTAACAGCTCTGTATAATGCGCCGGTATCCATATGCACTAGCCCAAGCCTGGCAGCAATGGCTTTGGAGATGGAACTTTTTCCCGTAGAGGAAAAACCGTCTATCGCGATTACAGGTTTTCTCATTTTGCAAAAATCGGCCAAAATTTTAAATTATAGAAATGCTATAGCAACCCTGGAGTCGCAGGAAAATATTAATATCTGTTTCCGCTCATGTCCAGAGAGATGCCAAGCATATTCATATTGCCTGCAGAATGGTAACGGACATGAGAGTAGTCTACACGGAAATTATTGAACTTTACTCCAAAACCTGCAGACAGGCCTGCGAAGCTGCGCTGGTCCACCACTGATAATTCGTTGCCGCGCTTCACATTATAGCCTAAGCGTATATTGAATGAACTTTCCGGAAAGATTTCAGCGCCTATCGAAATATGATCGAGAATTTTTCTGCCGAATCCTACTTCCTGGCCATTACTGTCATATTCCGAAGAGATATCGAACTGTTGAAGGTCATGTGCCGTAACAGTTATCGCAGCCGGGAATTTCTTCAGGATACGTGTATAGCCAAGGTCTACGCGAAAAGGTAAATTTTCTCTTTCACCATTAAAAGACTTGAATTGGTAACCGAAATTTCTTGCCACCACACCGATCGTCTCGTTCGTTTTTTTGAAGTGATATGAAACACCAAAATTTCCCGCCACAGCCATGGATGTATAGCTGTCTATTTTTGCGTTTATAAGGTTTACACTGGCGCCAATCGTCCATTCGTCCTCAAACTGATAGGCGTAGCCTGCACCGATAGCGGCATCATAGGCACCGAATTCGCCGTTCTCGAAACCCGCTTCGTCGGTTCTTGGCATCCGGCCATAATCCATAAATCGGGCGTTCGCAGTAATCAGATGTCCGTTTTCGAAGGCATGTCCATAGTTTATTGTCCCATATTTCGAACCTGCAAGATAGGTTGCGGCATTAACCGAAATCTGTTTGTGCATATCCACATTCAGAAGCGCTGGGTTCACAGCAGCAAAATTGACATCATGATCGCGCACCGAAACGGCATCACCACCCAATGCAGCCTGCCGGGCGGAGACCGGTAAATTGAGAAAAGGATACACGTTCTCACCAGTTTGTGCTGTTGCAATGACGCCCGCCAGGAGCAAAGCAGAAATAAATATCTTCTTCAAAATGCTGTTATGTAATGCAAAAATAATTCTTTTATATACTTATCAAAATTTTTAGCAAATTATTTGGTCTAAACTAAGGATTTTTACGAAATAATTTATACTCATTTCGTTATATTTGCACCACTAAAATTGACAATAATCCATCCCGAGACCAAATTGAAAATGAAATATAAAAGAATCTTGCTGAAACTGAGCGGTGAAGCTCTAATGGGCAACCTTCCGTACGGAATTGATAATGAAAGACTGAAGGACTACGCACAGGAAATCAAACAGGCTGTGGATGTAGGCTGTGAAGTAGCGGTTGTAATAGGCGGAGGCAATATATTTCGTGGTGTTGCTGGGGCAGCCAAAGGTATGGACCGCGTGCAGGGTGATTATATGGGAATGCTGGCCACCGTGATTAATGGTATGGCACTGCAGGGTGCGCTGGAAGATGCAGGTGTAAAAACCAGGCTTCAGAGTGCTATTGAAATGGACAAGGTAGCCGAACCTTTCATTAAAAGAAGAGCCGTAAGACATTTGGAAAAAGGTCGTGTGGTAATATTTGGGGCCGGTACGGGTAATCCGTACTTCACTACCGATACGGCTGCCACATTACGGGCTATCGAGATTGGTGCTGATGTAATTCTGAAGGGAACCCGTGTGGACGGTATTTATGACAGTGACCCCGAAAAAAATGCTGATGCAAAACGTTTCAACTCCCTTACTTTTGATGAAGTATTCGATAAAAATCTGAAGGTAATGGATATGACCGCCTTTACCTTGAGTCACGAAAATAAATTGCCTATTGTTGTCTTTGATATGAACCGTGCCGGTAATCTGCTTAGAATTGTTGAAGGCGAAAGGGTAGGAACTCTGGTTGATTTGTAGACCTATAAACTAAAATATTTTATTATGGAAGAATTGGATATGATTAAGGATATGGTGAAGCAGGAAATGGATGCAGCGATTAAGCACCTGGACCACGCTTTCCAGAAAATACGTGCCGGACGTGCCTCCACATCTATGGTGCAGGATGTAATGGTAGAATATTACGGTGCCCTGACTCCGCTAAATCAGGTTGCAAACGTTTCCGTACCGGATGCGATGACCATTTCCATACAACCGTGGGACCGGAGTGCTGTAGGTGCCATTGAAAAAGCAATCGTAAACTCTAACCTGGGATTTGCACCCAGCAACAACGGAGATACGATAATCCTTAATGTACCCCCACTTACTGAAGAAAGGCGCCGTGACCTGGCCAAACAGGCAAAGAGCGAATCAGATCAGACAAAGATTACGGTTAGAAATGCCCGTCAGGACGGTATGAAGGAACTGAAAAAGCTGGACGGCGTATCCGAGGATCTTGTAAAAGATATGGAAAGCCAGATCCAGGACATGACAGATAACTATGTTAAACTTTGCGATGAGCACCTGAAGGTGAAAGAAGCGGATATAATGAAGGTCTAAGGACTGCTGTTACGGATGTAAATATAACGGAGCTGCACATTATTGTGCAGCTCCGTTGTATTTACTGGTAGCGCTGGTGCTCCTTTTCTTTACTGAACAGTTTGGTAAGCGGCTTAAACAATGATTTGTATTTCTCCGCATCAAAAAGCTGGGAATCCGTAAGCGCTTTATAGGTAAGCCAGATGCTGAAAGGTAAAAGAATCATATTGGGAATCCAGGCTGCTGCAAAAGGGTTTAATGTGCCGTTCCAGGCCAGATTTTCCACCGAAATGTTCATTACATAAAAGACAATGAATATCACAATGGCAATAACTACCGGCAGTCCCATCCCTCCTTTACGTATAATGGACCCCAGACTGGCGCCAATAAGGAAAAAAATAATGCATGTAACAGAATAAGCAATGATCCGCTGCTGATAGAGAACTACGCGGCTGAAACTCTTTATAGTAGGCAGCATTTGTTGTTCGCGGTTTTGTACTGTTACCTTCAGAATTTCAATTTTATTGTAGGCACCGGTCAGTGCCCGTAATTGCTGATCCTGTTTAACTGTATCCATTTTAACCTGCTGCTCCAGTTTGTTTACCGGTACTTTATTTCTGTCAATATAGGTGATATAGGGATTCACCTGGCTCACAAGGT
This window encodes:
- a CDS encoding thioredoxin family protein gives rise to the protein MNYKNISAVCLAALFATACSKNNESDKAAETTAVVDSSKAVADKKMADAEKGKLPKPYNADEDASARIEMLIAQARKEDKKIILQAGGNWCIWCLRFNNFIQTTPELKSIVDQNYLYYHLNYSPENKNEEVFSRYGNPGEKYGYPVFIVLDSSGKLIHTQDSAVLEEEKGYSKEKVIAFLEKWR
- a CDS encoding YtxH domain-containing protein yields the protein MSKKGNNAAAVLAGLLAGAAAGVVLGMLYAPEEGKETRKKIKEKANDLKDQAVDQYGKVTEKAKEKYTEVSGIVRDQYGNISSTFKETVDNVAHTVRDGYDKYKDQAVAQATDVVKDVETELDGLK
- a CDS encoding phage holin family protein, which produces MLDLLKDYALKRVDLLKMEATEKGVLTVSTIILSVVMAVFALFFLILLNIGIALLIGSALDSNAYGFLIVAGFYLLIMLILVFAGKSIKDMISNKLIKMFNTPD
- the cmk gene encoding (d)CMP kinase codes for the protein MRKPVIAIDGFSSTGKSSISKAIAARLGLVHMDTGALYRAVTYYALNHCVKNHEIDLTCLFKALPSINLEFRNIEGTLVLFLNNKNITAEIREPEISGFVSIIAKQPEVRSYLLDLQRKGAAAGGMIMDGRDIGTVVLPDADYKFFLTASVEERTKRRHLELTNQGVTIDRMAVMDNLVTRDKIDSERETAPLKKAPDAVLIDNTHLNKEETISLITSYIKEF
- the frr gene encoding ribosome recycling factor, whose product is MEELDMIKDMVKQEMDAAIKHLDHAFQKIRAGRASTSMVQDVMVEYYGALTPLNQVANVSVPDAMTISIQPWDRSAVGAIEKAIVNSNLGFAPSNNGDTIILNVPPLTEERRRDLAKQAKSESDQTKITVRNARQDGMKELKKLDGVSEDLVKDMESQIQDMTDNYVKLCDEHLKVKEADIMKV
- a CDS encoding phosphoribosyl-ATP pyrophosphatase; protein product: MGTKYSNLEELRRKKALLKKEVSEMEDLLTFDNTKESLSAFTNGFTDQFLKEETDENGEKTLAVKKEEIMRRISSGVKEQLLSRNAVLGFADSAVKAGAVENALKLGVVALVGNYARKNLRSTSWKNKLIGAALIYLAPFALRFIRRKLVEYQKNRSVSSMEQLI
- the pyrH gene encoding UMP kinase, which produces MKYKRILLKLSGEALMGNLPYGIDNERLKDYAQEIKQAVDVGCEVAVVIGGGNIFRGVAGAAKGMDRVQGDYMGMLATVINGMALQGALEDAGVKTRLQSAIEMDKVAEPFIKRRAVRHLEKGRVVIFGAGTGNPYFTTDTAATLRAIEIGADVILKGTRVDGIYDSDPEKNADAKRFNSLTFDEVFDKNLKVMDMTAFTLSHENKLPIVVFDMNRAGNLLRIVEGERVGTLVDL
- the porQ gene encoding type IX secretion system protein PorQ, which gives rise to MKKIFISALLLAGVIATAQTGENVYPFLNLPVSARQAALGGDAVSVRDHDVNFAAVNPALLNVDMHKQISVNAATYLAGSKYGTINYGHAFENGHLITANARFMDYGRMPRTDEAGFENGEFGAYDAAIGAGYAYQFEDEWTIGASVNLINAKIDSYTSMAVAGNFGVSYHFKKTNETIGVVARNFGYQFKSFNGERENLPFRVDLGYTRILKKFPAAITVTAHDLQQFDISSEYDSNGQEVGFGRKILDHISIGAEIFPESSFNIRLGYNVKRGNELSVVDQRSFAGLSAGFGVKFNNFRVDYSHVRYHSAGNMNMLGISLDMSGNRY
- a CDS encoding lysophospholipid acyltransferase family protein, whose product is MNLIFKIALLFSRLPMRVLYLFSDVIFFIIFYLIRYRTKVVLQNLKNSFPEKSNTELKKIRRKFYRNFADYLVETLKAFTVSTNELKVRVQHINRDVFRNAHAEGRNIIMLTGHIFNWEWFTALATMVPQSSCRPVYRRMQNSFWDKKIKSIRNAHGNFALEAGDVIRDVLKTPNNGDTIYMFVADQTPNHHQVDIGIGFLNQPTPVFRGYDKLATRLNLQFVYCEMKKVKRGFYQVNYHTIEPDGDKFIENEVVLKFHKMLENTINKNPDNYLWSHRKWKYSGLIKSLLSTESLKKSTA